A part of Gracilimonas sediminicola genomic DNA contains:
- a CDS encoding PorV/PorQ family protein produces MRLTKAIFLCILALLCTSDIYGQKKRAQTSMKFLSVSPSARASALSGAVTSVEMGAYSALYNPATMAYINGTYTASVGAVQWIADINHNSATLVYQPADGKFGVIGLNAISVDYGDILSTARADNEQGYIDLGTINPTAFAVGLSYANAVTDQFSVGANFRYSNQNLGSAAISTDGAGNYETQSFSAGTGVLDFGVLYKTGFRSLNFGMALRNFSPEVSYDDEGAELPLTFKIGVSMDVLDLTNLDPDVHSLLVSIDANRPRDYDEQLLFGLEYTFIDRFVLRGGYGFPKDEEQLTFGAGIKQPIGPLVLSVDYSYTQFGVFGEVNRFSAQIGF; encoded by the coding sequence GTGAGATTAACCAAAGCAATATTCCTCTGTATTTTAGCGCTTCTTTGTACCTCAGATATATACGGGCAAAAGAAAAGAGCGCAAACAAGTATGAAATTCTTAAGTGTATCGCCCTCTGCCAGAGCTTCTGCCCTATCCGGAGCCGTTACTTCGGTTGAAATGGGAGCCTACTCTGCCTTATACAACCCGGCAACCATGGCCTATATAAACGGTACGTACACCGCAAGCGTAGGGGCTGTGCAATGGATAGCGGACATCAACCACAATTCAGCCACGCTGGTTTATCAGCCGGCCGATGGTAAATTCGGGGTTATAGGGTTAAACGCTATTTCGGTGGATTACGGAGACATCCTATCCACGGCAAGAGCCGACAACGAGCAGGGCTATATTGACCTTGGAACCATCAATCCAACAGCCTTTGCGGTAGGCCTTTCTTATGCAAATGCGGTGACCGACCAGTTTTCAGTTGGTGCAAACTTCAGATACAGTAATCAAAACTTAGGAAGTGCTGCAATTAGCACGGATGGGGCAGGGAACTACGAGACCCAATCATTTTCGGCGGGAACCGGGGTGCTGGATTTCGGAGTGCTCTATAAAACAGGGTTCAGAAGTTTGAATTTTGGAATGGCGCTTAGGAATTTCTCTCCGGAAGTAAGTTATGATGATGAAGGAGCTGAGCTTCCGCTTACGTTTAAGATTGGGGTTTCCATGGATGTGCTGGACTTGACGAATCTTGACCCGGATGTTCATTCATTATTGGTAAGTATAGATGCGAATCGCCCCAGAGACTATGATGAACAACTTCTGTTCGGTCTGGAATACACGTTTATTGATCGGTTCGTACTTCGCGGAGGATATGGTTTCCCGAAAGATGAAGAGCAGCTTACTTTCGGTGCCGGTATCAAACAGCCTATCGGTCCATTAGTGCTGAGTGTTGATTACTCATATACTCAGTTCGGTGTTTTTGGAGAGGTAAACAGGTTTAGTGCTCAAATAGGATTTTAA
- a CDS encoding IPT/TIG domain-containing protein produces the protein MKFRKINHLVLLAVLATGLISCKEGNSVYDPGYEPSRPNPVVTNITPEDGYLAGVDSVIVTGENFATDVDSVVINFGGSAGVVKSATKTRLVVRPGTIWGDDLDVRVGVRGAEFFSEAYQYDLFQPFGLYPGVDDSNTPTSPVAVDAQNNIYTIINTNGIIRYTRISPDGTVTTDMTRYPTELDDNDNPYPADSSMRFTAYSTMEVGPNGDLFMAQQNLRAIFSKTFGDDLQEGVWAASSSGNLKIRDIVFDNNGYLWVVGADSDQIHRFNTANKNESKTPFAGALSSVAFYSNNNELFVGGEIDGGQKVWKFTIDGGGNLTQGGLYFDYGQHYGGSVSDMIFASNGELIITTGREINDVSKPSMVRVFPDGRHEAFYEGMLKPGATSITWRDDEFAVVTVRGDENSINFLDMNDRRRAGIFGF, from the coding sequence ATGAAGTTCAGAAAAATAAATCATCTCGTATTATTAGCAGTTTTAGCTACCGGATTGATCTCCTGTAAAGAAGGCAATAGTGTGTACGATCCGGGCTATGAGCCTTCCCGACCCAATCCCGTTGTAACCAATATTACCCCAGAGGACGGATATCTGGCCGGGGTAGATTCGGTAATAGTGACAGGCGAAAATTTTGCAACCGATGTTGATAGTGTAGTAATCAACTTTGGCGGTTCTGCAGGAGTGGTTAAAAGCGCGACTAAAACACGATTGGTGGTTCGCCCGGGCACTATTTGGGGTGATGATTTGGATGTTCGAGTAGGTGTGCGTGGAGCAGAATTTTTTAGCGAAGCGTATCAATATGATCTGTTCCAGCCCTTTGGTTTATATCCGGGGGTTGATGACAGCAACACGCCAACATCTCCCGTAGCAGTTGACGCTCAGAACAATATATATACCATTATTAACACGAATGGGATTATCAGGTACACGAGAATTTCTCCCGATGGAACTGTTACTACTGATATGACCAGGTATCCAACAGAGTTAGATGACAATGATAACCCCTATCCGGCTGACAGTAGTATGCGCTTTACTGCTTACAGCACGATGGAAGTGGGGCCGAATGGTGATTTATTTATGGCTCAGCAGAACCTGAGAGCTATTTTCAGTAAAACATTCGGTGATGACCTGCAGGAAGGTGTTTGGGCGGCTTCTTCGTCCGGTAACCTAAAGATTCGTGATATTGTATTTGATAACAACGGGTACCTGTGGGTTGTAGGAGCAGACAGTGATCAAATTCACAGATTCAACACGGCTAATAAAAATGAGTCCAAGACTCCCTTTGCAGGAGCGCTGTCTTCGGTTGCATTTTATAGCAATAACAACGAGCTATTTGTAGGTGGAGAAATTGATGGCGGACAAAAAGTTTGGAAATTTACCATTGATGGAGGAGGAAACCTGACACAGGGAGGTCTCTATTTTGACTACGGACAGCATTACGGAGGTTCTGTTTCAGATATGATATTTGCTTCGAATGGTGAATTAATTATAACAACGGGTAGAGAAATAAATGATGTATCGAAGCCAAGTATGGTAAGGGTATTCCCTGATGGGCGACATGAAGCTTTCTACGAAGGAATGCTAAAGCCCGGTGCCACAAGCATAACCTGGAGGGATGATGAATTTGCTGTAGTAACGGTTCGTGGAGATGAAAACAGCATTAACTTCCTGGATATGAATGACCGAAGAAGAGCCGGGATTTTCGGATTTTAA
- a CDS encoding T9SS type A sorting domain-containing protein, with product MSRKNLYKSICASLLIAFGLSANAYSQVENRWLSAGSFHNFYSSIGSEIEEGFIKEQQGGWQWPAIYRGQDAQAMKALWLGVTDYTDENGTTFSSRVVHVGPRVTGLGEFYPVSMETVSKFQPPSVTVDGLDSFSKSVQNDRIDPNLEADREIRVVTNTLIGVTVKRTIKQFSQQYHDNYHIIEYTFVNTGNTDDDPEIEMQGQDITGFVPYFLNRMAPVKASRYTIGNATGWGINTMNDQRGDGARPGEPEDFRASFAWHGYFPSFANPNYDNIGAPIFVPNTTGGYLSADDTTGRLAAYHFVGTVTLHADASSTDPTDDPGQPFTMSYEHNDDPLYSNNDAFNVTKMEDEYEMMNRGRVSPRHAYVVEPSGFDGFVNPSNDPSLGEGGGQAYTYGYGPYDIAFGDSVTIVIAEASSGISREVANETGAAFKRGDITAEEKNRVVFQGRDSLFQTFERAIANYESGYAIPEAPEPPSIFTVTSAGNGIDLEWEYTGNTSNLSGFRIYRASGRLDSTYRLLYEADPSENFIKDGDVDRGPEYLLDPPIRGLDYYYYIVSVGNVNNDGTGQTPTNTELVSNRYYMQSYDPARLLRPAGEAMADIRVVPNPYRANSPVELKFGSVASEDRVAFFEVPSVCTIEIYTELGEKIRTLTNTNGSGDIYWDVKTDYRQRVASGIYIARIINEDPNSDEFGRVATRKIVIIL from the coding sequence ATGAGTAGAAAGAATTTGTATAAGAGTATCTGTGCTTCGCTACTAATAGCCTTTGGGTTGTCTGCTAATGCCTATTCGCAAGTAGAAAACAGATGGTTATCGGCGGGGTCTTTTCACAATTTTTATTCCAGTATTGGCTCTGAAATTGAAGAAGGCTTTATCAAGGAACAGCAGGGCGGATGGCAATGGCCTGCTATTTACAGAGGTCAGGATGCCCAGGCCATGAAAGCACTTTGGCTTGGAGTAACAGACTATACGGACGAAAACGGAACTACCTTCAGCAGCCGGGTAGTCCATGTGGGCCCTCGTGTAACCGGGCTTGGAGAATTTTACCCTGTGAGCATGGAAACGGTAAGTAAGTTTCAGCCACCATCAGTTACTGTAGATGGTTTGGATTCATTTTCAAAAAGTGTACAAAACGATCGTATAGATCCAAACCTGGAAGCTGACCGTGAAATACGCGTGGTTACAAACACCCTGATTGGTGTTACGGTAAAAAGAACCATCAAGCAGTTTAGCCAGCAGTACCACGATAACTATCACATTATTGAATATACCTTTGTAAACACAGGCAACACTGATGATGACCCTGAGATTGAAATGCAGGGGCAGGATATCACAGGTTTTGTACCCTACTTTCTGAACCGAATGGCACCGGTTAAAGCTTCCCGATATACCATCGGTAACGCAACAGGCTGGGGTATTAATACCATGAATGATCAGCGAGGGGACGGTGCCCGACCCGGTGAACCGGAAGACTTCAGGGCTTCTTTTGCATGGCATGGCTATTTCCCAAGTTTTGCCAATCCAAATTATGACAATATCGGAGCCCCGATTTTTGTACCAAATACCACCGGTGGTTATTTATCAGCCGATGATACCACAGGAAGGCTGGCAGCCTATCACTTTGTAGGAACCGTAACGCTGCATGCGGATGCCTCCTCAACGGATCCTACCGATGATCCAGGTCAGCCTTTTACCATGTCGTATGAGCATAATGATGATCCATTATACAGTAACAACGATGCTTTTAACGTTACTAAAATGGAAGATGAGTACGAGATGATGAATCGTGGCAGGGTTTCACCCCGACATGCCTACGTGGTAGAGCCAAGTGGTTTTGATGGTTTTGTGAACCCTTCAAACGATCCTTCTTTGGGTGAAGGTGGAGGGCAGGCTTATACCTATGGATATGGACCTTATGACATTGCATTCGGAGACAGTGTGACTATCGTCATAGCTGAAGCCTCATCAGGTATTTCACGGGAGGTAGCCAATGAAACAGGTGCCGCTTTTAAGAGAGGCGATATCACAGCTGAAGAAAAGAACAGGGTGGTTTTCCAGGGAAGAGACTCTTTGTTTCAAACATTTGAACGGGCCATTGCGAATTACGAATCCGGATATGCCATCCCCGAAGCGCCTGAGCCTCCAAGTATATTTACGGTAACCTCTGCAGGTAACGGAATTGACCTGGAATGGGAATACACCGGAAATACATCGAACCTATCAGGATTTAGAATTTACCGTGCTTCCGGCCGGTTAGACAGTACATACCGGCTGTTGTATGAAGCTGATCCGAGTGAGAATTTTATTAAAGACGGGGATGTGGATCGCGGACCTGAATATTTATTGGATCCCCCTATTCGCGGGCTCGACTACTACTACTATATAGTAAGTGTCGGCAACGTGAACAACGATGGAACCGGGCAAACGCCAACGAATACAGAGTTGGTCAGTAACCGATACTACATGCAAAGCTACGACCCTGCGCGCTTGCTGCGACCTGCCGGTGAAGCGATGGCAGATATACGAGTAGTTCCGAACCCGTATCGGGCCAATTCCCCCGTTGAATTGAAATTTGGAAGTGTAGCCAGTGAAGACCGGGTTGCCTTTTTTGAGGTACCGAGTGTCTGTACTATTGAAATCTACACCGAGCTGGGAGAAAAAATAAGGACTTTGACTAACACAAATGGCAGCGGTGACATTTACTGGGATGTAAAGACCGACTACCGTCAAAGAGTAGCCAGTGGCATTTACATTGCCCGAATTATCAACGAAGATCCCAACAGTGATGAATTCGGCAGAGTAGCTACAAGAAAAATTGTAATCATACTATAG
- a CDS encoding family 10 glycosylhydrolase: MSFKKSILLLIVSLLAGSTLAQQNEPPKKEFRATWMATVINLDWPASGNLPVRFQKESLTDRLDDLKAAGINTLYFQIRTEGDALYDSDTEPWSKYLTGEEGVAPDPYWDPLEFVIEEAHKRGMELHAWLNPYRAMRTIPDDFSQKIFNNENIDESLKPILGRYYDANSKNKLPGTTARDSLHVANKHPEWLFVMNDKIAIMNPGLPEVMEYNVKVVMDVVNRYDVDGIHFDDYFYPYPPNHMGSSNKNEALDDSTFAQYPRGFDDKDDWRRNNIDLFVEMLHDSIQVVKPWVKFGISPFGIWKSGIPQGTSGMDAYSVIYGDGIAWLEQRTIDYITPQLYWAFTRFGTAQDYGKLADWWAEQAVANDRHIYPGHGLYRSSSSTFSNTLFDADEIPRQIRHNRNNENISGSVFFRSSNITTYSSKGFADSLKTNFYKYAALQPTMAWKDTTAPNSPQNLVVNRDSEKEYVFELSWDKPEVDMQTKASATGHVDTLIKYAVYRVDAGSSPNTVEEMESPYNLVAVTGETSYTDIAPPSEESHWYFVTAVSRNNVESEPTAAAEGGIVVSNEEVEETPEQISLSQNYPNPFNPVTRITFDLPNSGFTTLKVFDMLGRQVTELVSRNMTAGEHTVNFDASELSSGIYIYQLNMGDVSLTRKMTLIK, translated from the coding sequence ATGTCGTTTAAAAAATCAATACTACTGCTAATTGTAAGTTTACTTGCCGGCAGTACGCTTGCTCAACAAAATGAGCCCCCTAAAAAAGAATTCAGAGCCACATGGATGGCAACGGTAATAAACCTGGATTGGCCCGCCTCAGGAAATCTACCCGTACGTTTTCAAAAAGAAAGTTTGACTGACCGCCTGGATGACCTTAAAGCAGCGGGAATAAACACCTTGTATTTTCAGATAAGAACTGAAGGAGACGCTCTGTATGATTCAGATACTGAACCATGGTCGAAGTATTTGACAGGAGAAGAAGGCGTTGCTCCGGATCCATATTGGGATCCTTTAGAATTTGTAATTGAAGAAGCTCATAAAAGAGGAATGGAGCTTCATGCATGGCTGAACCCTTACCGCGCGATGCGTACAATTCCTGATGATTTCTCACAAAAGATTTTCAACAATGAAAACATCGACGAAAGCCTGAAACCTATTCTCGGCAGATACTACGATGCGAACTCAAAAAATAAGCTTCCCGGAACTACCGCACGCGATTCTCTGCATGTAGCAAATAAGCATCCGGAGTGGCTGTTTGTAATGAATGACAAAATTGCCATTATGAATCCCGGCCTGCCGGAGGTAATGGAATACAATGTAAAAGTGGTGATGGATGTAGTAAACCGCTACGATGTGGATGGAATCCACTTTGACGATTATTTCTATCCATATCCTCCCAATCACATGGGCAGTTCAAATAAAAATGAAGCTCTTGATGATAGTACATTCGCCCAATACCCGCGGGGCTTTGATGACAAAGACGACTGGAGAAGGAATAACATCGATCTCTTTGTGGAAATGCTCCATGACAGCATCCAGGTGGTAAAACCCTGGGTTAAATTCGGTATCAGTCCCTTTGGAATTTGGAAAAGCGGAATACCTCAGGGCACGAGTGGTATGGATGCCTACAGCGTAATCTACGGTGATGGTATCGCATGGCTGGAACAACGAACAATTGATTATATAACCCCTCAGTTGTACTGGGCATTTACCCGATTCGGGACGGCCCAGGATTATGGCAAGCTTGCAGACTGGTGGGCGGAACAGGCCGTGGCTAATGATCGCCATATCTATCCGGGGCATGGACTTTATCGTTCCAGCAGCAGTACCTTTTCCAATACCTTGTTTGATGCCGATGAAATACCCCGTCAAATTCGCCATAACAGGAATAATGAAAACATAAGCGGAAGTGTGTTTTTCAGATCCAGCAACATTACCACCTATTCTTCCAAAGGATTTGCGGATTCCCTGAAAACGAACTTCTACAAGTATGCAGCCCTGCAGCCCACCATGGCCTGGAAAGATACAACGGCCCCGAACAGCCCTCAAAACTTGGTGGTAAACCGGGATTCCGAAAAGGAATATGTATTTGAGCTGAGCTGGGATAAGCCGGAAGTTGACATGCAGACTAAAGCATCTGCTACCGGTCATGTTGACACGCTGATTAAATATGCGGTTTACCGGGTAGATGCCGGTTCGTCTCCAAATACTGTTGAAGAGATGGAAAGCCCTTATAACCTGGTTGCCGTAACCGGGGAGACGTCATATACCGATATCGCTCCTCCATCCGAAGAAAGTCACTGGTACTTTGTTACAGCTGTGAGCCGAAACAATGTAGAAAGTGAACCTACAGCCGCTGCCGAAGGTGGAATCGTGGTTTCAAACGAGGAGGTTGAGGAGACACCGGAGCAAATTTCCCTGTCTCAAAACTATCCGAATCCTTTTAACCCGGTAACGCGAATTACCTTCGATTTGCCCAATAGTGGCTTCACCACGTTGAAAGTTTTTGACATGCTTGGCAGGCAGGTTACCGAGCTGGTCAGCCGAAATATGACGGCCGGAGAACATACCGTTAATTTTGATGCCTCCGAATTGTCGTCAGGCATTTATATCTATCAGCTTAACATGGGTGATGTTTCCCTGACCCGAAAAATGACGCTGATTAAATAA
- a CDS encoding metallophosphoesterase family protein — MTTRRSFLKNVGLSALGMGTLFNGKHSDEESFRIVHLTDQHVTSRRQGHEGYKKCIQSINALDPAPDLVLMGGDMVFDGLYTELETYQESIRLYRSITEELNVPYYHCLGNHDVLGLSSRRKVPKDHPGIGRKMIMEELGMEKDYYSFNHKGWHFVVLNSIFEFEGENGPAYKPMIGEEQMDWLRHDLGDHKDMPAILVSHMPAFSHKGQINSDFEMMAMSPFILQDNIDLRYVLERHNVKMLLQGHTHINEDFRFNDVWYTTSQSASAAWWGGNWLGFKPGYTVFELGNKDILKWYPVEYEWEHQLEPEDTVERERIQTRQQLEQRQDSLYRAEIEN; from the coding sequence ATGACCACCCGCAGATCTTTCTTAAAAAACGTAGGACTGAGTGCCCTGGGAATGGGCACTTTGTTCAACGGTAAACATTCCGATGAAGAAAGCTTTCGAATTGTCCACCTGACCGACCAGCACGTCACCTCTCGCAGGCAAGGACATGAGGGATATAAAAAGTGTATCCAATCCATTAATGCGCTTGATCCTGCCCCTGATTTAGTGTTGATGGGCGGAGATATGGTGTTTGACGGTTTGTACACCGAACTTGAGACTTATCAGGAATCTATACGACTTTATCGAAGTATCACGGAAGAGCTTAATGTACCTTATTATCATTGCCTTGGAAACCATGATGTGCTCGGGCTTTCTTCCCGACGAAAAGTTCCGAAAGATCATCCAGGCATAGGCCGGAAAATGATTATGGAGGAGCTGGGGATGGAGAAAGATTACTACAGCTTTAATCATAAAGGTTGGCACTTTGTAGTGTTGAATTCCATTTTTGAGTTTGAAGGGGAGAACGGCCCGGCCTATAAACCCATGATCGGGGAAGAACAAATGGACTGGCTCCGCCACGACCTTGGCGATCATAAAGACATGCCGGCTATTCTTGTTTCGCATATGCCTGCTTTTTCTCATAAAGGGCAAATCAACAGCGATTTTGAGATGATGGCCATGAGTCCTTTCATCTTGCAGGATAATATTGATCTGCGGTATGTTTTAGAGAGGCATAATGTAAAAATGTTGCTTCAGGGACATACTCATATCAACGAGGATTTTAGATTTAATGATGTGTGGTACACAACGTCTCAGTCTGCTTCTGCCGCATGGTGGGGTGGAAACTGGTTAGGATTTAAACCCGGATATACGGTGTTTGAACTTGGTAATAAAGACATTTTGAAGTGGTATCCCGTGGAGTACGAATGGGAGCATCAGCTTGAGCCTGAGGATACCGTGGAAAGAGAAAGAATACAGACCAGACAACAACTGGAGCAAAGGCAGGATAGCCTTTACCGCGCCGAAATTGAGAACTAA
- a CDS encoding T9SS type A sorting domain-containing protein yields the protein MMKTNKLLMVLSFMLLPALAFAQWTQDTTFVPDGDDLFFEVHGVAVDNEGKVWVQSFYSTETIVVNRDLGDDGVPDTLSTRAIYVYNADGTPADFSPLTVLEWEDGETPNDTLGRYWDPSLNDGAGGYDTRSGRGIEADYDGNIIISQWNVLFKLNSDGKVLAKVAPEIGSLTEASTDRDGNVYVSAVVATDAPIVKYDPNLENPEEIITLTSSFSRDFQVSPDGNKVWWAGYTLGAVLEYSRPDEFSSFGAVPDTVLRGYKAESFDLHPQTYNLWIGSGSLNDVPAEGIQPQTWYAFDYSTLGSDETRLDSIQWAAGADVTSGYDNARPRALDFSPDGTIAYIGSFSAGETDVDLQKFTTDQVYTSNEDENKNEIPEGYSLSQNYPNPFNPTTNIEYTINQAGPVTLKVYDMTGREVATLVNTRMNAGEHVVSFDASNLSSGVYIYSLQANGVRLTNKMTLIK from the coding sequence ATGATGAAAACGAATAAACTATTAATGGTGCTAAGTTTTATGCTGTTACCGGCATTGGCTTTTGCACAGTGGACGCAGGACACAACATTTGTCCCTGATGGAGATGATCTCTTCTTCGAGGTACATGGTGTAGCCGTAGATAATGAAGGCAAAGTTTGGGTTCAGTCATTTTATTCGACTGAAACTATAGTTGTTAACAGAGATCTCGGGGATGACGGGGTGCCAGATACATTAAGTACCCGTGCCATTTACGTTTACAATGCGGATGGTACACCTGCTGATTTCTCGCCACTTACCGTATTAGAATGGGAAGATGGAGAAACACCTAACGATACCCTGGGTAGATACTGGGATCCTTCATTAAACGATGGAGCGGGAGGATATGATACCCGATCCGGTCGAGGTATTGAAGCTGATTATGATGGTAATATCATTATTTCTCAGTGGAACGTATTATTCAAACTGAACTCAGATGGTAAAGTATTAGCTAAAGTTGCTCCAGAAATTGGTTCACTTACAGAAGCTTCTACTGACCGTGATGGTAATGTTTACGTTTCTGCTGTAGTAGCAACAGATGCTCCTATCGTTAAGTACGATCCTAATCTCGAGAATCCTGAAGAGATCATAACTCTTACTTCAAGCTTTTCACGTGACTTCCAGGTTTCCCCTGATGGAAACAAAGTCTGGTGGGCTGGATATACCTTAGGTGCTGTGCTGGAATACTCACGTCCCGACGAATTCAGTAGCTTTGGTGCTGTACCAGATACTGTTTTAAGAGGTTATAAAGCGGAAAGCTTCGATCTACATCCACAAACCTATAACCTGTGGATTGGTTCAGGTTCATTGAATGATGTACCAGCTGAAGGTATTCAACCACAAACCTGGTATGCCTTTGACTATTCTACATTGGGTTCTGACGAAACAAGATTGGACAGTATCCAATGGGCAGCTGGTGCTGATGTAACATCCGGTTATGACAACGCACGTCCTCGTGCTCTTGACTTCTCGCCTGATGGTACCATTGCATACATTGGTTCATTCAGTGCTGGTGAAACAGATGTGGATCTTCAGAAGTTTACCACCGATCAGGTTTATACTTCTAACGAAGATGAGAACAAGAATGAGATTCCGGAAGGCTATAGCTTAAGCCAGAACTATCCGAATCCATTTAACCCAACGACTAACATTGAATATACGATCAACCAGGCAGGTCCTGTAACTCTGAAAGTATATGACATGACAGGTCGTGAAGTGGCAACTCTTGTAAATACCCGAATGAATGCAGGAGAGCACGTAGTTTCTTTCGATGCTTCTAACCTGTCTTCCGGCGTTTACATTTATTCGCTGCAGGCTAATGGCGTTCGACTAACGAACAAAATGACTCTGATTAAGTAA